A region from the Lolium perenne isolate Kyuss_39 chromosome 4, Kyuss_2.0, whole genome shotgun sequence genome encodes:
- the LOC127348002 gene encoding putative pentatricopeptide repeat-containing protein At3g01580, with product MNSRYKTLPKSFKTPNLLSKSSQTLTKSFASSSSTPPSSSLRHPNELTDLLHATRSPKCLRRLHALLAVAGAVSRDTSAVTALVDAYLSFAIPGSAASLFAGAHRARPTVYALNLAVRSFSAHGFHRELLDLYRGARALCGSDNFTLPPVVKACTAVGCLRLGREVHGRVLRAGHGGNVGVQTALLDMYAKAGRIGASRTVFDSMAHRDSVSWNAMISGYSLNGCFPEAVEATQQMQRDGIRANASTLVALVGVCSAVGDSEAGDSLHALAMKCGALADESLGPSFISMYAAFENLSSSRLLFDLQPGKDLASYNSMISAYMQHGKWEESFEVFRLMRRAGLGPNLVTLVSVLPTCSDFLGVNLGDSVHGMVIKFGLAEQLSVVSALVSMYSKLGELDSAVRLFCTCTEKNGLLWNSMISGYLVNGKWGMALDTFRRMQTEGVAPDATTVVKVISGCRHMKDLRMAKSVHAYAVRNRFELNQGVMNALLAMYADCGELSDSCKLFQKMEARMLISWNTIISGYAEIGETEASVRLFRQMRQSGLQFDVVTLIGLISGISMAEDAAIGESLHSLAVKSGCNADISLANTLITMYSNCGSVEACQQLFDSLSSRNTVSYNVLMTGYRKNNLSEEIVPLFHQMLKNEQEPNHITLLNLLPACQSQSQGKSVHCYAIRNFLGLETSIITSAICMYSRFSNVDYSCKLFNSIGEKNIIVWNCILSAFVQCRLADNAFDFFRQMCFLNVKPDAVTMLALLSACSQIGNADLAGCVTALILQSGFGGTLTVVNALIDTHSRCGSISFARELFDSSVAKDSVTWSSMINSYTLHGDGKSALELLSMMIGSGVEPDDITFVSILSACSHSGLVDQARALFKSLQIDYCITPRMEHYACMVDLLGRTGHLDEAYDIVRSMLFRPSESLLESLLGACRFHGNSKIGEAVGKLLIDSCHSKSRSYVMLSNIYASAGKWNDYEWLRLNMEAKGLRKDVGISSIE from the coding sequence ATGAACTCGCGCTACAAAACCCTCCCCAAATCCTTCAAAACTCCAAACCTCCTCTCCAAATCCAGCCAAACCCTCACCAAAtccttcgcctcctcctcctcaaccccgCCGTCAAGCTCGCTCCGCCACCCCAACGAGCTCACCGACCTCCTGCACGCCACCCGTTCGCCCAAATGCCTCCGCAGGCTGCACGCGCTGCTGGCCGTCGCGGGCGCGGTCTCCCGGGACACCTCCGCCGTCACGGCGCTCGTCGACGCCTACCTCTCCTTCGCCATCCCGGGCTCCGCGGCGTCGCTGTTCGCCGGAGCCCACCGCGCCCGCCCCACCGTGTACGCGCTGAACCTCGCCGTCCGCAGCTTCTCGGCGCACggcttccaccgcgagctcctcGACCTCTACCGGGGCGCGCGCGCCCTCTGCGGCTCCGACAACTTCACGCTCCCGCCGGTCGTCAAGGCGTGCACGGCCGTCGGCTGCCTTCGGCTGGGGAGGGAGGTGCACGGCAGAGTCCTGCGTGCCGGCCACGGCGGCAACGTCGGCGTGCAGACCGCCCTCCTCGACATGTACGCCAAGGCCGGGCGGATTGGCGCGTCCAGGACGGTGTTCGACAGCATGGCTCACAGAGACTCGGTTTCCTGGAACGCCATGATCTCGGGGTACTCTCTCAACGGCTGCTTCCCAGAAGCTGTCGAGGCTACGCAACAGATGCAGCGGGACGGTATCCGGGCGAACGCGAGCACCTTGGTTGCTCTCGTCGGCGTGTGCAGTGCCGTCGGAGATTCAGAAGCCGGTGATTCGCTGCACGCGCTTGCGATGAAATGCGGGGCGCTCGCCGATGAATCCCTCGGACCTTCCTTCATCTCGATGTACGCCGCGTTCGAAAACCTTTCCTCGTCTAGGTTGCTCTTTGACCTGCAGCCCGGAAAGGATCTGGCATCTTACAACTCCATGATCTCAGCGTACATGCAGCATGGCAAGTGGGAGGAATCGTTCGAGGTCTTCAGGTTGATGCGCCGCGCAGGGCTTGGGCCTAATTTGGTTACACTGGTATCTGTGCTTCCAACTTGCAGTGATTTTTTGGGGGTCAACCTCGGTGACTCTGTGCATGGCATGGTTATCAAGTTCGGCCTCGCAGAGCAGCTTTCTGTTGTCAGTGCTCTTGTTTCAATGTACTCTAAACTTGGGGAACTAGATTCAGCTGTGCGACTTTTCTGCACTTGTACCGAAAAGAACGGTCTCCTGTGGAACTCCATGATTTCTGGGTACCTTGTGAACGGCAAATGGGGCATGGCTCTTGATACATTCCGCAGGATGCAAACTGAAGGTGTTGCACCCGATGCGACAACTGTCGTTAAGGTGATCTCCGGATGCAGGCACATGAAAGATTTACGTATGGCCAAGTCTGTCCATGCATATGCTGTTAGAAACAGATTTGAACTGAACCAGGGCGTGATGAATGCACTCCTTGCTATGTACGCTGACTGTGGAGAGCTCTCAGATTCATGCAAGttatttcagaaaatggaagcaCGCATGTTAATATCTTGGAACACGATAATATCTGGTTATGCTGAAATTGGAGAGACCGAGGCTTCTGTAAGACTGTTCCGCCAGATGCGCCAATCAGGCCTGCAATTCGATGTAGTAACCCTGATTGGCCTTATCAGCGGTATTTCTATGGCTGAGGACGCCGCAATTGGAGAATCACTTCATTCGTTGGCAGTTAAAAGCGGATGCAATGCGGACATTTCTCTTGCAAATACCCTTATTACCATGTACAGCAACTGTGGTTCTGTTGAGGCATGTCAGCAACTCTTTGACAGCTTGTCTTCTAGGAACACAGTCTCCTACAATGTCCTGATGACTGGATACCGTAAAAACAACCTATCTGAAGAGATAGTGCCTTTGTTTCACCAAATGCTCAAGAATGAACAGGAGCCAAATCATATTACATTACTGAATTTATTGCCTGCTTGTCAGAGCCAGTCCCAAGGAAAGTCTGTTCACTGCTATGCAATTCGGAATTTTTTGGGGTTAGAAACATCTATCATCACGTCAGCCATTTGTATGTATAGTAGGTTCAGCAATGTAGATTACAGTTGCAAACTTTTTAATTCGATTGGTGAAAAGAACATCATAGTATGGAATTGCATCTTATCGGCCTTTGTTCAGTGCAGGCTGGCTGATAATGCATTTGATTTCTTCAGGCAGATGTGCTTCCTTAATGTAAAACCTGATGCAGTAACTATGCTGGCACTCCTATCAGCATGttcgcagattggaaatgcagatTTGGCAGGATGTGTTACAGCTCTCATACTACAGAGCGGATTTGGTGGAACCCTTACGGTCGTCAATGCTCTCATTGACACGCATTCAAGGTGCGGAAGCATATCATTTGCAAGAGAGCTCTTTGATAGCTCAGTGGCAAAAGACTCCGTCACCTGGAGCTCAATGATCAACTCATACACTTTACATGGGGATGGCAAGTCTGCCCTTGAACTTTTATCGATGATGATAGGCTCAGGAGTAGAGCCAGATGACATAACTTTTGTTAGTATCTTGTCAGCTTGCAGTCATAGTGGCCTTGTAGATCAAGCAAGAGCATTGTTCAAATCACTACAGATAGACTACTGCATCACACCAAGGATGGAACATTATGCATGCATGGTGGATCTACTGGGTCGGACTGGCCACCTGGATGAAGCCTATGATATTGTTAGGTCAATGCTGTTTAGGCCATCAGAAAGTTTGCTCGAGTCATTGCTTGGAGCCTGTAGATTCCATGGAAATTCTAAAATTGGTGAGGCTGTGGGGAAACTGCTCATTGATTCTTGCCACAGTAAATCACGATCTTATGTCATGCTTTCTAACATCTATGCTTCAGCTGGTAAATGGAATGACTATGAGTGGCTACGGTTAAATATGGAAGCAAAAGGACTGAGAAAAGATGTTGGAATCAGCTCCATTGAGTAA